The following coding sequences lie in one Myxococcales bacterium genomic window:
- a CDS encoding DUF4388 domain-containing protein — protein MPDPAQQSSPRTGKSSYVLRFISGKYQGGEFPLVADKQIVVGRSSDLDMVLVEDMVSRKHARIALTEDQIWIEDLGSTNGTFVNGEKVKRARLKEGDRVLIGTSILKVIAGDVARETNAAAQQPLEIVAAARRTTQGKTMSGSIEEVPLPDLLQLFSTSKKTGVLVVQTEDDVGRIFMRKGTLYFALINELTEVPPLKSIFRMLTWDKGSFELDPPDERTWPNEMDMSVQEVLMEGLRQLDEFEELRSQLPPAHSRLTLVTPLVTVKLRDLKPPELDVLQLVLSYGTLDAVMNKSLATDLETVQGVLRLVKGKYILAE, from the coding sequence ATGCCCGATCCCGCCCAACAGTCCTCACCGCGCACGGGAAAGAGCTCCTACGTGCTCCGCTTCATCAGCGGGAAGTACCAGGGCGGCGAGTTCCCGTTGGTGGCGGACAAGCAGATCGTGGTCGGTCGCTCGAGCGATCTCGACATGGTCCTCGTCGAAGACATGGTGAGCCGCAAGCACGCGCGCATCGCCCTCACCGAGGACCAGATCTGGATCGAAGACCTCGGCTCGACGAACGGCACGTTCGTCAACGGCGAGAAGGTGAAGCGCGCGCGCCTGAAGGAGGGCGATCGCGTCCTCATCGGGACGAGCATCCTCAAGGTGATCGCCGGCGACGTGGCGCGCGAGACGAACGCCGCGGCCCAGCAGCCGCTCGAGATCGTCGCGGCCGCGCGGCGCACGACGCAGGGCAAGACCATGTCCGGGAGCATCGAGGAGGTGCCCCTCCCCGACCTGCTCCAGCTGTTCTCCACGTCGAAGAAGACCGGCGTGCTCGTCGTCCAGACCGAGGACGACGTGGGCCGCATCTTCATGCGCAAGGGCACCCTGTACTTCGCGCTCATCAACGAGCTGACCGAGGTGCCGCCGCTCAAGTCGATCTTCCGCATGCTCACCTGGGACAAGGGCTCGTTCGAGCTGGACCCGCCCGATGAGCGCACGTGGCCCAACGAGATGGACATGTCGGTGCAGGAGGTCCTCATGGAAGGGCTTCGGCAGCTCGACGAGTTCGAGGAGCTGCGGTCGCAGCTACCGCCGGCGCACTCGCGCCTCACCCTCGTGACGCCGCTCGTGACCGTGAAGCTTCGCGATCTCAAGCCACCGGAGCTCGACGTGCTCCAGCTCGTCCTCAGCTACGGCACGTTGGACGCGGTCATGAACAAGAGCCTCGCGACGGACCTCGAGACCGTGCAAGGCGTGCTGCGCCTCGTGAAGGGCAAGTACATCCTCGCCGAGTAG
- a CDS encoding zinc-binding dehydrogenase encodes MGASLPQNSPAPTAATRPATRPVHAGGDPFGTHRALEPTGGLPQPARRVDNDFSRLFAGELLLAVETLNIDAASFRQMEEAAAAAGDPSDDAVVALVRKTVADRGKQHNPVTGSGGMLLGRVLQVCEGHPSLGGAGSLEVGARVATLVSLSLTPLTVERVHAVRRPSAQLDVDGEAVLFASGAYARLPTDLTDRLALAVLDVAGAAPQVARLVSPGQTVLVLGAGGKSGILCAAEARRRGARRVIGVETYARYADDLRRLGVCDEVLDGDARDPVAIREAVLRANGGAEVDVSFSCVNVEDAELAAILSTRDRGVVYFFAMSTSFTKAALGAEGVGKDVDLFVGNGFARGHADHTLAMMRELPAVRALFEARYG; translated from the coding sequence ATGGGCGCCTCTCTCCCTCAGAACTCGCCGGCTCCGACCGCCGCCACCCGTCCCGCCACCCGCCCGGTCCACGCCGGGGGAGACCCCTTCGGGACCCACCGCGCCCTCGAACCGACGGGGGGCCTCCCTCAGCCTGCGCGCAGGGTCGACAACGACTTCTCTCGCCTCTTTGCCGGGGAGCTCTTGCTCGCCGTCGAGACACTGAACATCGACGCAGCGAGCTTTCGCCAGATGGAAGAGGCCGCCGCCGCCGCGGGGGACCCCTCCGACGACGCCGTCGTGGCGCTCGTGCGCAAGACCGTCGCCGATCGGGGCAAGCAGCACAACCCGGTGACGGGCTCGGGCGGCATGCTGCTCGGCCGCGTGCTCCAGGTGTGCGAGGGCCACCCCAGCCTGGGAGGCGCGGGCTCGCTCGAGGTGGGGGCGCGCGTCGCCACCCTCGTGTCGCTCTCGCTCACGCCGCTCACGGTCGAGAGGGTGCACGCGGTTCGCCGCCCAAGCGCGCAGCTCGACGTCGACGGTGAGGCCGTGCTGTTCGCGAGCGGTGCGTACGCGCGGCTCCCCACCGACCTCACCGATCGCCTCGCGCTCGCCGTGCTCGACGTGGCCGGCGCCGCGCCGCAGGTGGCGCGCTTGGTCTCGCCCGGTCAGACCGTGCTCGTGCTCGGCGCGGGTGGCAAGAGCGGCATCCTCTGCGCCGCCGAGGCGCGGCGTCGCGGCGCGCGCCGCGTGATCGGCGTCGAGACCTACGCGCGCTACGCCGACGATCTCCGACGCCTCGGCGTCTGCGATGAAGTGCTCGACGGCGACGCGCGCGACCCTGTCGCGATCCGCGAGGCCGTGCTCCGCGCGAACGGCGGCGCCGAGGTCGACGTCAGCTTCTCGTGCGTCAACGTGGAGGACGCGGAGCTCGCCGCGATCTTGTCCACGCGCGATCGTGGGGTCGTCTACTTCTTCGCGATGTCCACGAGCTTCACGAAGGCGGCCCTCGGCGCCGAGGGCGTAGGAAAGGACGTTGACCTCTTCGTGGGCAACGGCTTCGCGCGCGGCCACGCCGACCACACCCTCGCCATGATGCGGGAGCTGCCCGCTGTGCGCGCCCTGTTCGAGGCGCGGTACGGCTGA
- a CDS encoding formate--tetrahydrofolate ligase: protein MSDDPRKRVHEPRPILEVARELGLSEAQVVPYGRGKAKIELGVLAEPPRAKGRLVLVSAINPTPAGEGKTTTSIALAMGMRRLGMNAVLALREPSLGPVFGVKGGGTGGGKASLVPADDINLHFTGDIHAITTAHNLLSALVDNAIYFGKKMPSGGTIDPRLVTWGRALDMNDRFLRNVIIGLGGKAHGAPREDHFDITAASEIMAILALASDYADLEARLGRILVGQDTEGAAVTAADVDAASAMTALLRDALSPNLVQTAEGGPAIVHCGPFANIAHGCNSVLATRLAMSLGDYAITEAGFGFDLGGEKFLDVKCRLAGIFPRAIVLVVTLRALKMHGGAPVKQAGEPDAARLQAGLAHLEKHIENARAFGLTPIVAVNAFPNDTQEELAQVEAAAAKLGARTARSTGFAEGGAGAIELARVVAEVVDATDAAPPQPTFMYDASEPAEEKIRKVARAVYGAADVAFAPAAVTSLERARALGHGELPVCIAKTQLSLSDDPKRPGRPEGFVVTVRDVRIAAGAGFLVPLTGDLMTMPGLPREPAAKGVRLLPSGVIRGLMQND from the coding sequence ATGAGCGACGATCCCCGCAAGCGCGTGCACGAGCCCCGCCCGATCCTCGAGGTCGCGCGCGAGCTAGGCCTCTCGGAAGCGCAGGTGGTGCCGTACGGGCGCGGCAAGGCGAAGATCGAGCTCGGCGTGCTCGCGGAGCCGCCGCGGGCGAAGGGGCGCCTCGTGCTCGTGAGCGCCATCAACCCCACGCCCGCGGGCGAGGGCAAGACCACCACGTCGATCGCGCTCGCCATGGGCATGCGTCGGCTCGGCATGAACGCGGTGCTCGCGCTCCGAGAGCCGTCCCTCGGCCCCGTGTTCGGCGTAAAGGGTGGCGGCACCGGCGGCGGGAAGGCCTCGCTCGTCCCCGCAGACGACATCAACCTGCACTTCACGGGCGACATCCACGCCATCACGACCGCGCACAACCTGCTGTCGGCGCTCGTCGACAACGCGATCTACTTCGGCAAGAAGATGCCGAGCGGCGGCACCATCGACCCGCGCCTCGTCACGTGGGGGCGCGCGCTCGACATGAACGACCGCTTCCTGCGGAACGTCATCATCGGCCTCGGCGGCAAGGCCCACGGCGCGCCGCGCGAGGACCACTTCGACATCACGGCGGCCAGCGAAATCATGGCGATCCTCGCCCTCGCGTCCGACTACGCCGACCTGGAGGCGCGCCTAGGGCGCATCCTCGTGGGGCAAGACACCGAGGGCGCGGCGGTGACGGCCGCCGACGTCGACGCTGCGTCCGCCATGACCGCGTTGCTGCGCGACGCGCTCTCGCCGAACCTCGTGCAGACCGCCGAGGGAGGCCCCGCGATCGTGCACTGCGGTCCCTTCGCGAACATCGCGCACGGGTGCAACAGCGTGCTCGCGACGCGCCTCGCGATGAGCCTCGGCGACTACGCCATCACCGAGGCCGGCTTTGGCTTCGACCTCGGCGGCGAGAAGTTCCTCGACGTCAAATGCCGCCTCGCGGGGATCTTCCCGCGCGCCATCGTGCTCGTCGTCACTCTGCGGGCCCTCAAGATGCATGGCGGAGCCCCGGTGAAGCAGGCCGGGGAGCCCGACGCCGCCCGCCTCCAGGCGGGCCTCGCGCACCTCGAGAAGCACATCGAGAACGCTCGAGCCTTTGGTCTCACGCCCATCGTCGCCGTCAACGCGTTCCCGAACGACACGCAGGAGGAGCTGGCGCAGGTCGAGGCGGCCGCCGCGAAGCTCGGCGCGCGCACGGCGCGCTCGACCGGGTTCGCCGAGGGAGGCGCGGGAGCGATCGAGCTCGCGCGCGTGGTCGCCGAGGTCGTCGACGCGACCGACGCGGCGCCGCCCCAACCCACGTTCATGTACGACGCGAGCGAGCCCGCCGAGGAGAAGATCCGCAAGGTCGCGCGCGCGGTCTACGGCGCCGCCGACGTGGCCTTCGCGCCGGCGGCGGTGACGAGCCTCGAGCGCGCTCGGGCGCTCGGCCATGGGGAGCTGCCGGTGTGCATCGCGAAGACCCAGCTCTCGCTCAGCGACGACCCCAAGCGGCCGGGTCGCCCGGAGGGCTTCGTCGTCACGGTGCGAGACGTGCGTATCGCGGCGGGTGCGGGGTTCTTGGTGCCGCTCACGGGCGACCTCATGACCATGCCGGGCCTCCCGCGCGAGCCCGCCGCGAAGGGCGTGCGCCTCCTGCCGAGCGGGGTCATCCGCGGCTTGATGCAGAACGACTGA